The window TCCGCGAACAATGACGTTCCGACGATATTGCTTTTTGTATAGTCATCTTTTTGGAAGGTCAAGCTACATAGCTCAATACAAACGACAAGCACTTTCGCTTTCGGATACGCTTTGCAATAGTCATAGGCGCGACTTACACCCGCAGCCCCTCCAGCACATCCTAGCCCCCAGATCGGTAGGCGAACCACTTCATCCGAAAACGGAAGGATGTTCATGACACGCGCATCGATACTTGGTGTAGAAATGCCTGTACTACTTACGAAAATCAGCGCATCAATGTCTTCTGTTGTAATAGCCGTTTGTAAAAAAGAGGGATTCGTTAAACATTTTTGAATCACTTCTACGCTATACGCAACTGCTAGATCAACATAAAGTTCATTGCGTTCTTCAAACGTATGCTCCTCACGATACCATTCAGGTGGAACACAAAAATGACGTGTTTCAATTTCACCGTTTACAAAAACATTTAGCAAACGATCAATTTTAGGCATTTGCTGTTGAAAAAGCTCTTTCGTTAATTGTTGAATATTCGACTGCGCCAACGAAAAAGGCGGTGTATATGTACCGACAGAAGCTATTTTTGGCAAGGTCATGTCTCCTTTTAAAAAATGCATTTCTACCAATATATTAAATGAACGAGAAAAATATAACGTTTTCCTACATGATAATGAGTAAACGGGATGCGTCAATTACACAATTGCCTTTCCATATATTTATATCTCACTAATATCCCCCTAGCTCCCCCGATTACGGAACAGCTAGAGGGACAGTTTAATTTATTGATTCTGCATGTATGGGAAACAAATCTCCATTAATTAAAATTCACTTTGTTATCGGTGACCGTGTGATTTTCCGCATTTGCAATTACAAATATGTGGTCTAAATGGTGTTCCACACATCGTATGCGTTTCACAACATTCATTTACAACAGATTCCGTATGTGGGAAATGATATTGATGATGCATCATATGTCGATTAATAGTAGTCATATGTGAAGGTGAAATGTGTGGTATCACTTCATTTGTCACGATTGTTTGCTCATACTGACGTGTTGGTGATACGCGCGGTGCCTCGAATTGAGTAGGTCCTGTTTGTGTCGGCAACTGTGTTGGCGATTGCGATTGCATCGGCATCTCCATCGGCATACCCATTGTCATATCCATTGGCATTTGCATTGGCATCTGCATTGGCATCTGCATTGGCATCTGCATCGGCATTTGCATCGGCATTTGCATCGGCATTTGCATCGGCATTTGCATTGGCATTTGCATTGGCATTTGCATTGGCATTTGTTGCTGCGGGAAACCTTGAGTAAATTGCTCACTATTCATGTCAAATTGATTGTACCAATTACCATTATTCATCTAACGTCCTCCTTCTTGATGAGTTTTGTATCCTTATTAACATATGAAACGGAAATACAATGAACTATTTGTATGCCTATACGTTTGATGGTACGATTTGAAGGTAGACCATGACGACTAACAATATTAAGAAGAATTGGGTGTGGAAACGAATGAATTTACAAACGGTTATGCAAGAGCTAGAGGCTTTAGGTAAGGAACGATCGAAAAAAATGTATCAATCTAACGGTGCACGTGAGCCACTTTTCGGCACGACGACGGGTTCTATGAAACCAATTGCCAAAATGATTAAAAAAAATCAACCTTTAGCAGAAGAGCTTTACGCTACGGGCAATTATGACGCCATGTATTTTGCCGGAGTTATCGCGGACCCTGCAGTCATGACGAAGGATGATTTCGAGCGCTGGATTGACGGTGCGTATTTTTATATGCTATCTGATTACGTCGTTGCTGTGACATTAGCTGAATCGGTTCTTGCCCAAGAAATCGCGGATACATGGATAGAAAGTGGCGAGGAATTAAAAATGTCTGCGGGCTGGAGTTGCTATTGCTGGCTTTTAGGTAACCGCAAAGACACTGAATTTTCAGAGCAAAAACTCTTAGGCATGCTTGAAACCGTTAAAAATTCGATTCATGATGCGCCGGAACGTACAAAATCTGCGATGAATAATTTCATATACACAACAGGGGTTTCCTTTTTGCCACTACATGAAAAGGCAATGAAAATCGCCCAAGCAGTCGGTACAGTCGAAATCAAAAAGGTTAATAAAAAAAGTAGTTTTGTGAACGCCTATGAAAGCATTCAGAAAGAAGTAGAAAAAGAACGTATTGGTTTCAAACGCAAATATGTAAGATGTTAAGAACACAGAGCATGTTGAATTTATACACATTCAACATGTTTTTTTATGAAGGTTTTTTTAGGATGATTGGAGAATAAATTAATATACGAGGAGGGCTAAAATGGATATCATCAAACTGACTATTATGCCAATTATCGTTGCACTCATAGCAACGGCTATTTTTATGAAAATTTATAAAAATAAAGAAAAGGTAGATCATGGCTTTGCCTTCAATTATTTCAAACTATCCTATAGAAGAAAAATGATTCGAACACTTTACTCTTTCCTCGTTTTAATGGTGGCATTCGTCATTTTATATGCAGCTTCACCTTTAAGATTTCGCTATCTGCTATTCCTACTGCTATTTTCGGTTATCGGATTTATCATTCAGTTTCTCTATAACTATAAAATGTGGAAACAAGAGCAAAACACACCCCCTGTTTAAGGGTAAAACTCTAAAAAGCCTTTATCAATACAATATTTACCGCAACAGAATCAATGACACCGACCCGAACGGACTTTTCCGGATAACCGCCTGATGTTGAATTAAAATAAAGCTTGATTAAATATCTTTCTAAATCCCTTGATATCACAGTATAGAAAAAGCCATCATTTTGAATAAAGATCGATCAAAACGATAGCTTTTCATAATTTTTTA is drawn from Solibacillus sp. R5-41 and contains these coding sequences:
- a CDS encoding type III polyketide synthase; amino-acid sequence: MPKIASVGTYTPPFSLAQSNIQQLTKELFQQQMPKIDRLLNVFVNGEIETRHFCVPPEWYREEHTFEERNELYVDLAVAYSVEVIQKCLTNPSFLQTAITTEDIDALIFVSSTGISTPSIDARVMNILPFSDEVVRLPIWGLGCAGGAAGVSRAYDYCKAYPKAKVLVVCIELCSLTFQKDDYTKSNIVGTSLFADGAACVLICGDQVELEQDKPVPHIIGRKSKWMPNSEDVMGWQVKKGGLHVVFAKSIPVIIATWLGPFIHQLLSDYDIQPEQIDHFVAHPGGKKVLQAYEEALQLDSVHTAISRDILKYHGNMSSPTVLYVLEQFMLKETAANTLGLLVALGPGFSGEAVLLEWRD
- a CDS encoding CotD family spore coat protein, which codes for MNNGNWYNQFDMNSEQFTQGFPQQQMPMQMPMQMPMQMPMQMPMQMPMQMPMQMPMQMPMQMPMQMPMDMTMGMPMEMPMQSQSPTQLPTQTGPTQFEAPRVSPTRQYEQTIVTNEVIPHISPSHMTTINRHMMHHQYHFPHTESVVNECCETHTMCGTPFRPHICNCKCGKSHGHR
- a CDS encoding DNA alkylation repair protein produces the protein MNLQTVMQELEALGKERSKKMYQSNGAREPLFGTTTGSMKPIAKMIKKNQPLAEELYATGNYDAMYFAGVIADPAVMTKDDFERWIDGAYFYMLSDYVVAVTLAESVLAQEIADTWIESGEELKMSAGWSCYCWLLGNRKDTEFSEQKLLGMLETVKNSIHDAPERTKSAMNNFIYTTGVSFLPLHEKAMKIAQAVGTVEIKKVNKKSSFVNAYESIQKEVEKERIGFKRKYVRC